In Planctomycetota bacterium, the following are encoded in one genomic region:
- a CDS encoding PAS domain-containing protein: MVAGIGLVMAIALFILASHHCVADEHREPSPAHGAQAWEAWGILLSSLILTGILTFYFLSSIEYARRMAALAGRLQEANQALEGEVASRRRIAEAMARESAKLSAMIAGMEEGVVFADAEDRIVEVNDYFLRFVGRERSELIGQPLGNVHPACMRDRVQQVLDDFRSRVAAKPHVIQRRVGEHEFLLRVQPIYRNGAYDGVLLNLVDVTELAVARRAAENASRQLLATNAELQEQLAAYAAAAGYVLPGSPSQAGSPAAAPAHM; this comes from the coding sequence ATGGTCGCAGGCATCGGCCTGGTGATGGCCATCGCCCTATTCATCCTTGCCAGCCACCACTGTGTGGCCGACGAGCACCGCGAGCCCTCCCCCGCGCACGGGGCGCAGGCGTGGGAGGCCTGGGGCATCCTTCTCTCGTCTCTCATATTGACCGGCATCCTCACCTTCTACTTCCTGAGCTCGATCGAGTACGCGCGGCGCATGGCCGCGCTGGCCGGCCGCCTTCAGGAGGCCAACCAGGCCCTCGAGGGCGAGGTCGCCAGCCGGAGGCGCATCGCCGAGGCCATGGCCCGAGAATCGGCCAAGCTCTCCGCCATGATCGCCGGGATGGAGGAGGGCGTCGTCTTCGCCGATGCCGAGGACCGCATCGTGGAGGTCAACGACTACTTCCTGCGTTTCGTGGGGCGCGAGCGCTCGGAACTCATCGGGCAGCCGCTCGGCAATGTCCATCCGGCGTGCATGCGGGACCGCGTGCAGCAGGTCCTCGACGACTTCCGCTCGCGCGTGGCCGCCAAGCCCCACGTGATCCAGCGGCGCGTGGGCGAACACGAGTTTCTGCTTCGAGTGCAACCCATCTACCGCAACGGCGCCTATGACGGCGTCCTGCTGAACCTTGTTGACGTCACCGAACTGGCCGTCGCCCGCCGGGCGGCCGAGAACGCCAGCCGTCAACTACTGGCGACGAACGCCGAACTCCAGGAGCAACTGGCCGCCTACGCGGCGGCGGCGGGGTACGTGCTCCCGGGCTCCCCCAGCCAGGCCGGTTCCCCTGCGGCGGCGCCGGCGCACATGTGA
- the mobB gene encoding molybdopterin-guanine dinucleotide biosynthesis protein B — MANALCIIGQKHVGKTTLIERLIPELARRGYRVATVKRPAHHFEFDVPGRDSYRHFAAGAAATLVYGDGVVGLVRRTAAPPVLAELIAEHLADADLVLVEGHKSAPLPKIEVFRAGTHPRPLYGGQPDILAIASDEPLELGIPWLDLDDAGAIAAFIVERFPLRA; from the coding sequence ATGGCGAACGCGCTCTGCATCATCGGCCAGAAGCACGTGGGCAAGACCACCCTCATCGAGCGGCTGATCCCCGAGCTCGCGCGGCGCGGCTACCGCGTGGCCACGGTGAAGCGGCCCGCCCACCACTTCGAGTTCGATGTCCCCGGGCGCGACAGCTACCGCCATTTCGCCGCCGGAGCGGCGGCCACCCTGGTGTACGGCGATGGCGTCGTGGGGCTCGTGCGTCGCACGGCGGCGCCGCCCGTGTTGGCGGAACTCATCGCCGAACATCTGGCCGACGCCGACCTCGTGCTGGTGGAGGGCCACAAGAGCGCGCCCCTGCCCAAGATCGAGGTGTTCCGCGCCGGCACGCACCCACGGCCCCTGTATGGCGGCCAGCCCGACATCCTGGCCATCGCGAGCGACGAGCCGCTCGAGCTGGGCATCCCGTGGCTCGACCTCGACGATGCGGGGGCCATTGCGGCCTTCATCGTTGAGCGTTTCCCCCTGCGTGCCTGA
- a CDS encoding malectin domain-containing carbohydrate-binding protein, with protein MRANVPARLAVCAMLLLSASCAPRGGRQARPAPEPQPPAAPAARWGYVGGKAVARADAEVKNTQDKALYLTEHYSMTAYRIPIANGACSVKLHFAETYEGIKEPGQRVFTVAIEGKPVLVDFDVFKEAGNQSFAALVKEFQAEVKDGELTIAFAPKVQNPMINAIEVRPLRQGRPAGASLLINCGATADYEGKDGRIWRKDQEYQEAR; from the coding sequence ATGAGAGCAAACGTTCCGGCACGCCTCGCCGTGTGCGCGATGCTTCTCCTGTCAGCGTCCTGCGCTCCGCGCGGGGGGCGTCAGGCGCGTCCGGCGCCCGAGCCGCAGCCGCCCGCTGCTCCGGCCGCCCGCTGGGGCTACGTGGGCGGAAAGGCCGTGGCCCGCGCCGACGCCGAGGTGAAGAACACCCAGGACAAGGCTCTCTACCTCACCGAGCACTACAGCATGACCGCCTACCGCATCCCCATCGCCAACGGCGCGTGCTCCGTGAAGCTCCACTTCGCCGAAACCTACGAGGGGATCAAGGAGCCCGGGCAGCGCGTCTTCACCGTCGCCATCGAAGGCAAGCCTGTGCTGGTGGACTTCGATGTGTTCAAGGAGGCCGGCAACCAGAGCTTCGCCGCCCTCGTCAAGGAGTTCCAAGCCGAGGTCAAGGACGGCGAACTGACCATCGCGTTCGCCCCGAAGGTCCAGAACCCGATGATCAACGCCATCGAAGTGAGACCCCTGCGACAGGGCCGGCCCGCCGGCGCGTCCCTCCTGATCAACTGCGGGGCCACGGCCGACTACGAGGGCAAGGACGGCCGCATCTGGCGCAAGGACCAGGAGTACCAGGAGGCCCGATGA
- a CDS encoding uroporphyrinogen decarboxylase family protein: MTPREVVTRAIEFRRPERLPINGYGPASDVTWIGYEQPKPPQAQDDPAVDQWLCRWGKTEVPNMGQVKGHPLEDLAGMNDFPWPDPDDPRRYVNVPKQLDDLAADPARRDHFTVTGIFMILWERMHSLHGFENCMLDLMDDRPAIHELAEHIVEYDLGIIRNMHRIAGSRIQALSFTEDWGTQSDLHVSPELFRRFFLPRYQRLFRAIHECGWFVWMHSCGKINKAIPGLIEAGVDVLNMQQPRANGIEEIGRQFAGKVCFESLCDIQATLPAGNRRAITAEARQLMRTWGTPDGGFILGDYGDHTAIGARPETKDFMLREFRRLDPWARRR; encoded by the coding sequence ATGACCCCCCGCGAAGTCGTGACCCGCGCGATCGAGTTCCGCCGGCCCGAGCGCCTGCCCATCAACGGCTACGGCCCGGCCAGCGACGTGACCTGGATCGGCTACGAGCAGCCCAAGCCGCCCCAGGCCCAGGACGATCCGGCCGTGGACCAGTGGCTCTGCCGCTGGGGCAAGACCGAGGTGCCCAACATGGGCCAGGTGAAGGGCCACCCCCTCGAAGACCTCGCGGGGATGAACGACTTCCCGTGGCCCGACCCCGACGACCCGCGCCGCTACGTGAACGTGCCGAAGCAGCTTGACGATCTCGCTGCCGACCCCGCCCGCCGCGACCACTTCACGGTGACCGGCATCTTCATGATCCTGTGGGAGCGCATGCACAGCCTCCACGGCTTCGAGAACTGCATGCTCGACCTGATGGACGACCGCCCCGCGATCCACGAGCTGGCCGAGCACATCGTGGAGTACGACCTGGGGATCATCCGCAACATGCACCGCATCGCGGGGAGCCGCATCCAGGCGCTGAGCTTCACGGAGGACTGGGGCACACAAAGCGACCTGCACGTCTCGCCCGAGCTGTTCCGCCGCTTCTTCCTCCCCCGCTACCAGCGCCTCTTCCGCGCCATCCACGAGTGCGGCTGGTTCGTCTGGATGCACTCCTGCGGCAAGATCAACAAGGCCATCCCCGGCCTCATCGAGGCGGGGGTGGACGTGTTGAACATGCAGCAGCCACGGGCCAACGGCATCGAGGAGATCGGCCGCCAGTTCGCGGGCAAAGTCTGCTTCGAGTCCCTCTGCGACATCCAGGCGACCCTGCCGGCCGGCAACCGCCGGGCCATCACCGCCGAGGCCAGGCAGTTGATGCGCACCTGGGGCACGCCCGACGGCGGCTTCATCCTGGGCGACTACGGCGACCACACCGCGATCGGCGCCCGGCCCGAGACCAAGGACTTCATGCTCCGCGAGTTCCGCCGCCTCGACCCCTGGGCGCGTCGCCGCTGA
- a CDS encoding zinc-binding dehydrogenase: MRGLKILDAGKVEVRDYPDPVPQGEEVVVRLEAAAICGSDLHALYQSPGEKRFIPGHEGAGVVVAVDKPRVLKVGDRVCTTAIYPCGVCDHCRMGYTIYCRKNKGVYGFGLDGVHATHVRICERSLLPLPESVSFEQGCLILDPVGTHHHANKRMGTNARHTVAVFGLGPMGLGAVCVTAFLGARVIAVDPIAFRRDLAKKLGAADVVDPAAGDVAAQIRELTKGYGLDRAFECSGKPQPLYTALDLVRHFGHVAIVGEQPEARISPSNHFNRKEITLSGSTCFPLGEFDEIVRLLDAGLPAARMITHRFPIEQGAEAYATFNTGNTGKVIFVA; this comes from the coding sequence ATGCGCGGCCTGAAGATTCTGGACGCAGGGAAAGTGGAGGTTCGCGACTACCCCGACCCCGTGCCCCAGGGCGAGGAAGTGGTGGTGAGGCTCGAGGCCGCGGCCATCTGCGGCAGCGACCTCCACGCCCTCTACCAGTCGCCCGGCGAAAAGCGCTTCATCCCGGGCCACGAGGGGGCGGGCGTGGTGGTGGCCGTGGACAAGCCGCGCGTGCTCAAGGTGGGCGACCGCGTGTGCACCACCGCCATCTACCCCTGCGGGGTGTGCGACCACTGCCGCATGGGCTACACCATCTACTGCCGCAAGAACAAGGGCGTCTACGGCTTCGGCCTCGACGGCGTGCACGCCACCCACGTGCGCATCTGCGAGCGCTCGCTCCTCCCGCTGCCCGAGTCGGTCTCGTTCGAGCAGGGCTGCCTCATCCTCGACCCCGTGGGCACCCACCACCACGCGAACAAGCGCATGGGCACCAATGCGCGGCACACGGTGGCCGTCTTCGGCCTCGGGCCGATGGGCCTGGGGGCCGTGTGCGTCACGGCCTTCCTGGGCGCCCGCGTGATCGCCGTGGACCCCATCGCCTTCCGGCGCGACCTGGCGAAGAAGCTGGGCGCGGCCGACGTGGTGGACCCCGCCGCGGGCGACGTGGCGGCGCAGATTCGCGAGCTGACGAAGGGCTACGGCCTCGACCGCGCCTTCGAGTGCTCGGGCAAGCCCCAGCCGCTCTACACGGCGCTCGACCTCGTGCGCCACTTCGGCCACGTCGCCATCGTCGGCGAGCAGCCCGAGGCCAGGATCAGCCCGTCCAACCACTTCAACCGCAAGGAGATCACCCTCAGCGGCTCCACCTGCTTCCCGCTCGGCGAGTTCGACGAAATCGTGCGCCTGCTCGACGCCGGCCTGCCCGCTGCCAGGATGATCACCCATCGCTTCCCCATCGAGCAGGGCGCCGAAGCCTACGCCACCTTCAACACCGGCAACACCGGCAAGGTCATCTTCGTGGCATAA